A region from the Canis lupus dingo isolate Sandy chromosome X, ASM325472v2, whole genome shotgun sequence genome encodes:
- the LOC112655084 gene encoding huntingtin-interacting protein M: MEPNPANIMSGNKNHESSNQTQAHLVTTELQFPVSYVDRLLQEDQRTHCLSSTSTEFLLAMLDSLTDYILERVGTEANNNNMQTAPQDVERAVGSNREPQQCLKDTAFTLFDEMPRSRRNG, translated from the coding sequence ATGGAGCCAAACCCTGCCAACATCATGTCAGGGAACAAAAACCATGAGAGCTCCAATCAGACTCAAGCCCATCTTGTAACAACTGAGCTGCAGTTCCCTGTGAGCTATGTGGACCGCCTCCTGCAGGAAGATCAGCGCACCCACTGCCTAAGTTCAACATCTACTGAATTCCTCCTTGCCATGCTCGACTCCCTCACCGACTACATCCTGGAGCGTGTAGGCACTGAGGCCAATAACAACAACATGCAGACTGCCCCACAAGATGTGGAGAGAGCAGTGGGCAGCAACAGAGAGCCCCAACAATGCCTGAAGGATACAGCCTTCACTCTGTTTGATGAGATGCCTAGATCCAGGAGAAATGGCTAA